One window of Flavobacterium dauae genomic DNA carries:
- a CDS encoding adenylate/guanylate cyclase domain-containing protein, translated as MFQDFAAWFKNKISNNLAYNLRQVCYIVGIWVFVTLFFIYLKFNDIPESFLVEIYQLNYSISKKQMYQAALFIGLSFGSVLGFLHVFVYPYIERTQKLIFNIVFRVTVFCLLSHIVYYILLTYYGYSMNTKFVVWGFNDPGTINILLYAFVTEFLVGLIILLRRNLGRKYFINTIKNTYRHPKEENRVFMFLDLENSTVIANKMGHLNFSRFIQDCFWDLSDITLKYDAEIYQFVGDEAVITWKVSKNFDYEKCIALYFAYKELLESKTAFYMQKYQTTPNFRCAVHSGKVSAALVGDYKKEIAYHGNVLNLGSRLQKTCKEHNADILISEDFSDNLKDHWYGLTPITLNHLKGINDIQTAYKVCEENKKYYFYL; from the coding sequence ATGTTTCAAGATTTTGCAGCCTGGTTTAAAAATAAAATCAGCAATAACTTAGCTTACAATTTACGGCAGGTTTGCTACATTGTAGGCATTTGGGTTTTTGTTACCTTGTTTTTTATCTACCTAAAGTTTAACGATATTCCCGAAAGTTTTTTAGTCGAGATTTATCAGTTAAATTACAGCATTTCAAAAAAACAAATGTATCAGGCGGCATTATTCATTGGATTATCTTTTGGTTCAGTATTAGGATTTTTGCATGTGTTTGTATATCCATACATTGAACGAACCCAGAAACTTATATTCAATATTGTGTTTAGAGTTACTGTTTTCTGCCTGCTTTCACACATTGTTTATTATATATTGCTCACTTACTACGGGTACTCTATGAACACCAAATTCGTTGTTTGGGGTTTTAACGATCCGGGAACCATAAACATTTTATTATACGCTTTTGTAACCGAATTTTTGGTAGGATTAATTATACTTTTAAGACGTAATTTGGGTAGAAAATACTTTATTAACACCATTAAAAATACCTACCGACATCCGAAAGAAGAAAATCGAGTTTTTATGTTTTTAGATTTGGAAAATTCAACGGTTATAGCTAACAAAATGGGACATTTGAATTTTAGCCGATTTATTCAGGATTGTTTTTGGGATTTATCGGACATTACGCTGAAATACGATGCCGAAATTTATCAGTTTGTAGGTGATGAAGCGGTAATAACCTGGAAGGTTTCAAAAAATTTCGATTATGAAAAATGTATTGCACTTTATTTTGCCTACAAAGAATTGTTAGAAAGTAAAACCGCTTTTTACATGCAGAAATACCAGACAACACCTAATTTTCGTTGTGCCGTTCACAGCGGAAAAGTTTCTGCAGCCTTGGTTGGCGATTATAAAAAGGAAATTGCCTATCACGGAAACGTTCTAAATTTAGGATCGCGTTTACAGAAAACCTGCAAAGAACACAATGCCGATATTTTAATTTCCGAAGATTTTTCAGACAATCTAAAAGATCACTGGTATGGTTTAACTCCCATTACCTTAAATCATTTAAAAGGCATCAACGATATACAAACCGCTTACAAAGTGTGCGAGGAAAACAAGAAATATTATTTTTATTTGTGA
- a CDS encoding UDP-N-acetylmuramate--L-alanine ligase, whose protein sequence is MRVHFIAIGGSAMHNLALALHDKGDVVTGSDDAIFEPSKSRLQAKGLFPEEEGWFAEKITNEIDAVILGMHAKADNPELLKAQELGLKIYSYPEFIFEHSKNKTRVVIGGSHGKTTITSMILHVMNYHNVTVDFLVGAQLEGFTNMVHLTQENDFIVIEGDEYLSSPTDLRPKFHLYQPNIALISGIAWDHINVFPTFENYVDQFKIFIDKITNGGILVYNEDDAVVKQIAEEAEKPIRKMPYSLPEYTIDNGITYLETLDGAMPIEVFGAHNLSNLAGAKWICQNMGIDEAEFYEAIASFKGASKRLEKIAVTETAVAYKDFAHSPSKVSATTQAVKKQYPNKKLIACLELHTYSSLNAEFLTEYQGALDAADVAVVFYSPDAVAIKKLEEVTKEQIELAFNRENLIVYTNPEEFKSFLLVQDFTDSVLLLMSSGNYGGLNFDEVQSMIE, encoded by the coding sequence ATGCGCGTACATTTTATAGCAATAGGCGGCAGTGCCATGCACAATTTGGCTTTGGCTTTACACGATAAAGGCGATGTAGTTACAGGTAGCGACGATGCTATTTTTGAACCATCGAAATCACGTTTGCAGGCAAAAGGTTTGTTTCCGGAAGAAGAAGGATGGTTTGCAGAAAAAATTACCAACGAAATTGATGCGGTAATTTTAGGAATGCACGCAAAAGCCGATAATCCGGAATTGCTAAAAGCGCAAGAATTAGGATTGAAAATTTATTCATATCCTGAATTTATTTTTGAACATTCTAAAAATAAAACTCGAGTTGTTATTGGCGGATCGCACGGGAAAACAACCATTACCTCAATGATTCTGCACGTAATGAACTATCATAACGTAACAGTCGATTTCTTGGTAGGCGCACAGTTAGAGGGTTTTACCAACATGGTGCATTTAACTCAAGAAAACGATTTTATTGTGATTGAAGGCGATGAATATTTATCGTCTCCAACCGATTTACGCCCGAAATTTCATTTGTATCAACCAAATATTGCCTTGATAAGTGGTATTGCGTGGGATCATATCAACGTGTTTCCAACCTTTGAAAACTATGTAGATCAGTTCAAAATATTTATAGATAAAATTACTAACGGCGGCATTTTGGTTTATAACGAAGACGATGCTGTTGTAAAACAAATTGCCGAAGAAGCCGAAAAACCAATCCGTAAAATGCCGTATTCGTTACCAGAATATACCATTGATAACGGAATTACGTATTTGGAAACATTAGATGGAGCCATGCCTATTGAGGTTTTCGGAGCACATAATTTAAGTAATTTGGCAGGTGCAAAATGGATTTGTCAAAATATGGGAATTGATGAAGCCGAGTTTTACGAAGCCATTGCGTCGTTTAAAGGCGCAAGTAAACGATTAGAAAAAATTGCCGTTACTGAAACTGCAGTTGCTTATAAAGATTTCGCTCATTCACCAAGTAAAGTATCGGCAACAACGCAGGCGGTTAAGAAACAATACCCAAATAAAAAATTAATTGCGTGTTTGGAATTACATACGTACAGCAGTTTAAATGCAGAGTTTTTAACGGAGTATCAAGGTGCGTTAGATGCTGCCGATGTTGCGGTTGTGTTTTATTCGCCAGATGCTGTTGCTATTAAAAAGTTAGAAGAAGTTACAAAAGAACAAATTGAACTTGCTTTTAACCGCGAAAATTTAATTGTTTACACCAATCCCGAAGAGTTTAAATCGTTTTTATTGGTACAAGATTTTACCGATTCGGTTTTATTGCTGATGAGTTCCGGCAATTACGGCGGACTGAATTTTGATGAGGTTCAAAGCATGATTGAATAA
- a CDS encoding type II toxin-antitoxin system RelE/ParE family toxin, with translation MNNKISKQAEIDLENIWLYTFEEWSINQADHYLDLMMDEIEYISQNPRSGKDYNEIRKGYFRSRVKSHFIFYKVNLKEKYVEIIRILHQQMDIESHFND, from the coding sequence ATGAATAATAAAATTAGTAAACAGGCAGAAATTGATTTAGAAAATATTTGGCTTTATACTTTTGAAGAATGGTCGATTAATCAAGCTGATCATTATCTGGATTTAATGATGGATGAAATCGAATATATTTCTCAAAATCCTAGATCTGGAAAAGATTATAATGAGATTAGAAAAGGATATTTTCGTTCTCGAGTTAAATCTCATTTTATTTTTTACAAAGTAAATTTAAAGGAAAAGTATGTTGAAATAATTAGAATTCTTCATCAACAAATGGATATTGAATCACACTTTAATGACTAA
- a CDS encoding type II toxin-antitoxin system ParD family antitoxin, with product MAKNTSILLGDYFDNFINSQIKDGKYSSASEVVRAALRMFEHEETKKSELIKELKKGEKSEFSASFNREKFKQNLHQKYAAK from the coding sequence ATGGCAAAAAATACTTCGATTTTATTGGGCGATTATTTCGACAATTTTATCAATTCGCAAATCAAAGATGGTAAATATTCTTCTGCAAGTGAAGTTGTAAGAGCTGCTTTAAGAATGTTTGAGCATGAAGAAACTAAAAAATCTGAATTAATTAAAGAACTTAAAAAAGGAGAAAAATCTGAATTTTCTGCTAGTTTCAATCGAGAGAAATTCAAACAAAATCTGCATCAAAAATATGCTGCTAAATAA
- a CDS encoding S46 family peptidase, whose product MKKLSLFLSLFMLAMPLGMFANEGMWFLMFIERLNHRDMQKMGLQLTPDEIYSINNHSLKDAIVQFDGGCTAEIISDQGLVLTNHHCGYSAIAELSTPQDDILTNGFWAKTKADERKPKDVSVRFFVRMDDVTKRILNVVNDNMTEAEREKAINQEIAKIDQENNEGGKYTVSVKSFFQGNEYYYFVYQDYTDVRLVGTPPASIGKFGGDTDNWEWPRHTGDFSMFRVYGDANGNPAEYSPNNVPLKPKHFLPVNIQGLKEGDFSMILGYPGRTNRWMPAEGIAQNVEFAYPAWVEGSRLGLDVMKKYMDKSDEVRLAYASKYAGVANYWKNRQGMIDALTAQKTADTKRKNEAKFNKWANKKKNKETYGNVIADINAYYAATNERARHDNYLMTILRTSNLAALPYSFGRALIQYANENEAKRAEMRPMLEEAINDTYKEFYGPLEAEMLARQLNLYATKSVGYDVAPYVKQLGEKNNFDYSKIVDKAFAGSVFSSKDLLLKYLNNPEKSMIENDELFKISTDLLTKYREQPENLAPLKEKYDVAFRKLVDGLRKANPKTKYYPDANSTLRLTYGKVIDLPRRADRPNDATDNWYTTLKGTIAKHKAGDEEFENPQRLIDLYNAKDYGQYADKDGTLHVNFLTDHDITGGNSGSPVLNGKGELIGLAFDGNIEAMAGDVIFDPKLQRTINVDIRYVLFIIDKYAGATNLINEMKIIK is encoded by the coding sequence ATGAAAAAATTAAGCTTATTTCTTTCTTTGTTTATGCTGGCAATGCCTTTGGGTATGTTTGCAAACGAAGGAATGTGGTTTTTAATGTTCATTGAACGTTTAAACCATCGCGATATGCAAAAAATGGGATTACAGTTAACTCCCGACGAAATTTACAGCATTAACAACCATTCATTAAAAGATGCTATTGTGCAGTTTGACGGTGGGTGTACTGCCGAAATTATTTCAGACCAAGGTTTGGTTTTAACCAACCACCACTGCGGATACAGTGCCATTGCAGAACTATCTACGCCGCAAGACGATATTTTAACCAACGGTTTTTGGGCAAAAACAAAGGCCGATGAACGCAAACCTAAAGATGTTTCGGTGCGTTTCTTTGTACGTATGGACGATGTTACCAAGCGTATTTTAAACGTTGTTAACGATAATATGACCGAAGCAGAACGCGAAAAAGCCATCAATCAGGAAATCGCAAAAATCGATCAAGAAAATAACGAAGGTGGAAAATATACCGTTTCGGTAAAATCGTTTTTTCAAGGAAACGAATATTACTATTTCGTTTATCAAGATTATACCGATGTTCGTTTGGTAGGAACTCCGCCAGCATCTATCGGAAAATTTGGTGGCGATACAGATAACTGGGAATGGCCACGCCACACGGGCGATTTCTCAATGTTCCGTGTGTATGGTGATGCAAACGGAAATCCGGCAGAATATTCGCCAAATAACGTTCCGTTAAAACCAAAACACTTTTTACCTGTAAATATTCAAGGTTTAAAAGAGGGCGATTTTTCTATGATTTTAGGATATCCTGGTAGAACAAACCGTTGGATGCCTGCGGAAGGAATTGCACAAAATGTTGAATTTGCTTATCCTGCTTGGGTTGAAGGATCTCGTTTAGGATTAGACGTGATGAAAAAATACATGGATAAAAGCGATGAGGTTCGTTTAGCTTATGCAAGTAAATACGCAGGTGTTGCAAACTATTGGAAAAACCGTCAGGGTATGATTGATGCGTTAACAGCTCAAAAAACAGCCGATACCAAACGTAAAAACGAAGCCAAATTTAACAAATGGGCTAACAAAAAGAAAAATAAAGAAACGTACGGAAACGTAATTGCCGACATTAATGCTTATTACGCGGCAACGAACGAAAGAGCACGTCACGATAATTATTTAATGACCATTTTACGTACATCAAACTTAGCTGCGTTGCCGTATAGTTTTGGTCGTGCGTTAATTCAATATGCAAACGAAAACGAAGCAAAACGTGCAGAAATGCGCCCAATGTTAGAAGAAGCAATCAACGATACATACAAAGAATTTTATGGTCCATTAGAAGCAGAAATGTTGGCTCGTCAGTTAAATCTGTATGCAACTAAATCTGTTGGTTATGATGTGGCTCCGTATGTAAAACAATTAGGCGAGAAAAATAATTTCGATTATTCTAAAATTGTAGATAAAGCATTTGCAGGAAGTGTGTTTTCATCAAAAGATTTATTGTTGAAGTATTTAAACAATCCTGAAAAATCAATGATCGAAAACGATGAATTATTCAAAATTTCAACTGATTTATTAACAAAATACCGCGAACAACCAGAAAATTTAGCTCCGTTAAAAGAGAAATACGATGTAGCTTTCCGCAAATTGGTTGACGGCTTACGCAAGGCAAATCCAAAAACAAAATACTATCCGGACGCGAACTCAACATTGCGTTTAACATACGGAAAAGTAATCGATTTACCTCGTCGTGCAGACCGTCCAAACGATGCAACTGACAACTGGTACACGACTTTAAAAGGTACTATTGCAAAACATAAAGCAGGCGATGAAGAGTTTGAAAACCCACAACGTTTAATTGATTTGTACAACGCAAAAGATTACGGACAGTATGCTGATAAAGACGGAACGTTACACGTAAACTTTTTAACAGATCACGATATTACAGGTGGTAACTCTGGTTCACCGGTTTTAAACGGAAAAGGTGAGTTGATAGGTTTAGCTTTCGACGGTAACATTGAAGCTATGGCTGGCGATGTTATTTTTGATCCTAAATTACAACGTACCATTAATGTTGATATCCGTTACGTATTGTTCATTATCGATAAATACGCTGGCGCAACCAACTTAATCAACGAAATGAAGATTATCAAATAA
- the obgE gene encoding GTPase ObgE — translation MTEGNFVDYVKIYVASGKGGKGSSHLHREKFIEKGGPDGGDGGRGGHVIVRGNESLWTLHHLRFQRHIKAGHGGDGGSSRSTGSDGEDRYIDVPLGTVVKDKETGELLFEITENGEEKILAKGGKGGLGNWHFRSSTNQTPRYAQPGMPAEEVDVILELKVLADVGLVGFPNAGKSTLLSVLTSAKPKIGDYPFTTLKPNLGIVEYRDFKSFVIADIPGIIEGAAEGKGLGHYFLRHIERNSTLLFLIPADADDIKKEYDILLDELRRYNPEMLDKDRLIAISKCDMLDDELKGELKEQLDKDFDGLPYLFISSVAQQGLTELKDKLWQMLN, via the coding sequence ATGACAGAAGGAAATTTTGTAGATTACGTAAAAATATATGTAGCATCTGGTAAAGGTGGTAAAGGATCATCGCATTTACACCGCGAAAAATTCATTGAAAAAGGTGGTCCCGATGGTGGTGATGGCGGTCGTGGCGGTCACGTAATTGTCCGTGGTAACGAAAGTTTGTGGACTCTGCATCATTTACGTTTTCAGCGACATATAAAAGCAGGTCACGGTGGCGACGGAGGTAGTTCGCGCAGTACCGGTAGCGATGGTGAAGATCGTTACATTGATGTACCGCTTGGAACGGTTGTAAAAGACAAAGAAACAGGCGAATTGCTTTTTGAAATTACCGAAAACGGCGAAGAAAAAATCTTAGCTAAAGGTGGTAAAGGTGGTTTGGGTAACTGGCATTTTCGCTCGTCAACCAATCAAACGCCGCGTTATGCACAGCCAGGTATGCCTGCCGAAGAAGTTGATGTTATTTTAGAACTAAAAGTGTTGGCAGATGTTGGTTTGGTTGGCTTTCCAAATGCAGGAAAATCTACTTTATTGTCGGTTTTAACATCGGCAAAACCAAAAATTGGCGATTATCCGTTTACAACCCTAAAACCAAACTTGGGAATTGTAGAATACCGCGATTTTAAATCGTTTGTAATTGCCGATATTCCTGGAATTATTGAAGGTGCTGCCGAAGGTAAAGGATTAGGTCATTACTTTTTACGCCATATCGAAAGAAATTCAACCTTGTTGTTTTTAATTCCTGCCGATGCAGACGATATTAAAAAAGAATATGATATTTTGTTAGATGAATTAAGAAGATACAATCCGGAAATGTTAGATAAAGATCGTTTAATTGCCATATCAAAATGCGATATGTTAGACGATGAACTAAAAGGTGAATTAAAAGAACAATTGGATAAAGACTTCGACGGACTTCCGTATTTGTTTATCTCATCGGTTGCACAACAAGGTTTAACCGAGCTAAAAGATAAATTGTGGCAAATGCTGAATTAA